In a genomic window of Spiroplasma melliferum:
- a CDS encoding tRNA modification GTPase TrmE translates to MIEDTIIAPATAMVKQAIAIIRMSGVDSYKIINKVFSKKIIQEGNQIYYGYLRDGKEIIDQVILVCFQKPNSFTGEDIIEINCHGGVLVTNNIIKLLLKNGARLANKGEFSQRAFLNGKLNLIQTDAINNLVNATNDTSAKIALNNLQNKNTYLISTYRDELLDIIANIEVNIDYPEYDGVGDLTTQELNQRLLILEQKINDLVKISKVGKMIDDGINVLILGKPNVGKSSLLNALMNEDKAIVSDLPGTTRDIVEGKINLGPLTLNIIDTAGLRETVDKIEQIGIDKARQQVINADLILIVADNYADLINLNPELKELIKNKEYLLVLNKTDLLNMQTQKKNLQQNILLISALKRDIKSLIDKILNLYKTAQITKDDQLVLSNIKQISLLEKVANSIKNAYNNSTSGFPVDIINVDLHEAWEILGDILGENYEEDLLTTIFSKYCLGK, encoded by the coding sequence ATGATTGAAGATACAATAATTGCCCCAGCAACTGCAATGGTAAAACAAGCAATTGCAATTATTCGCATGTCTGGGGTAGATAGTTATAAAATTATTAATAAAGTTTTTTCAAAAAAAATTATTCAAGAGGGGAATCAAATTTACTATGGTTATTTACGAGATGGTAAAGAGATTATTGACCAAGTTATTTTAGTTTGTTTTCAAAAACCTAATTCTTTTACGGGAGAAGACATTATTGAAATTAATTGTCATGGTGGTGTATTAGTTACAAATAATATTATTAAGTTATTACTAAAAAATGGTGCACGTTTAGCAAATAAAGGTGAATTTTCGCAACGAGCATTTTTAAATGGAAAACTTAATTTAATTCAAACAGATGCTATTAATAACTTAGTTAATGCAACAAATGACACTAGTGCAAAAATAGCTTTAAATAATTTACAAAATAAAAATACTTATTTAATTAGTACTTATCGTGATGAACTGTTAGATATTATTGCAAATATTGAAGTAAATATTGATTACCCTGAATATGATGGTGTTGGTGATTTAACTACACAAGAATTAAATCAGCGTTTATTAATTTTAGAACAAAAAATTAATGATTTAGTTAAAATTAGTAAAGTTGGGAAAATGATCGATGATGGTATTAATGTCTTAATTTTAGGAAAACCAAATGTTGGAAAGTCATCATTATTAAATGCATTAATGAACGAAGATAAAGCTATTGTTTCTGACTTGCCAGGAACAACAAGAGATATTGTTGAAGGGAAGATTAATTTAGGACCATTAACCCTAAATATTATTGATACAGCTGGTTTACGTGAGACAGTTGATAAAATTGAGCAAATTGGAATTGATAAAGCACGTCAACAAGTTATTAATGCTGATTTAATTTTAATTGTCGCTGATAATTATGCTGATTTAATTAATTTAAATCCGGAGCTTAAAGAACTGATTAAAAATAAAGAATATTTGTTAGTGTTAAATAAAACCGATTTACTTAATATGCAAACACAAAAGAAAAATTTACAGCAAAATATTCTTTTGATTTCAGCATTAAAGCGAGATATCAAGTCTCTTATTGATAAAATTTTAAATTTATATAAAACGGCACAAATTACAAAAGATGATCAACTAGTTTTATCAAATATAAAACAAATTTCTTTATTAGAGAAGGTAGCAAATTCAATAAAAAATGCATATAATAATAGTACGAGTGGATTTCCGGTTGATATTATTAATGTCGACTTACATGAGGCTTGAGAAATATTGGGTGATATTCTAGGTGAAAACTATGAAGAAGACTTATTAACAACAATTTTTAGTAAGTATTGCCTAGGAAAATAG